From the genome of Pelomonas sp. SE-A7, one region includes:
- a CDS encoding cation-translocating P-type ATPase: MSTSALPLSNPASIAVDDPALLAPFTSWEGGDAVSALQLSGLHCAACAGIIERALLAQPGVTGASVHAAASRLKLRWRPEQARLADLVAAVEHAGYGAVPDVAAEARRLRQREQRQALWRLFVAGFMMMQVMMLATPVYVAAPGEMAPDQQRLLQWGQWVLSLPVLMFSASPFFKSAWLQLRSRQLGMDVPVVLGLVVAFVASSAASFDPGGLFGHEVYFDSLTMFVSFLLAGRYLELRWRHKAAEQLEQSVQALPELAERIDEQGRSEQVHPSRLRVGDLLRVAAGQAFAADGRVQSGHSAVNEALLSGESLPVAKAMGDEVVAGSLNLDAPLLVRVERVGGDTRYEAIVRLMREALVQRPGSLAFAERMARPFLWTVLLLAAGAAAWWSWWDPSRAVWVAVSVLIVTCPCALSLAAPAARVAATAALARRGLLLRRAELLETLAEVDLLVLDKTGTLTEGQLVLGRHWLAPGANPGLPAMAAALAAQSRHPLSQALRRACPETTFDWRDVREQAGQGLEAMDADGRSWRLGSQAWVGQGVDPSQGLAQLAFGCEGRVLLWFLFDERMRADAAAALAAWHEAGLDSLLLSGDSPARADRVAAAAGVQRCIAGASPERKLAVVAELQAAGRKVLMVGDGINDAPVLARADASIVMAEGAMLARAQADGVLLVNRLAELPRARALALAMRRIVKQNLAWAALYNLACVPLALAGLLPPWAAGLGMALSSLLVVANALRLNR; the protein is encoded by the coding sequence ATGAGCACCAGCGCCCTGCCTCTTTCCAATCCAGCCAGCATCGCGGTCGACGACCCGGCGCTGCTCGCCCCGTTCACCAGCTGGGAGGGCGGCGATGCCGTATCAGCCCTGCAGTTGTCGGGCCTGCATTGCGCCGCCTGTGCCGGCATCATCGAGCGAGCCTTGCTGGCCCAGCCGGGCGTGACCGGCGCCTCGGTCCATGCCGCGGCCTCGAGGCTCAAGCTGCGCTGGCGGCCCGAGCAGGCGCGACTGGCAGACCTGGTCGCCGCAGTGGAACACGCCGGCTACGGTGCCGTACCCGACGTGGCCGCCGAGGCCCGCCGGCTGCGCCAGCGCGAACAGCGCCAGGCGCTGTGGCGGCTGTTCGTTGCCGGCTTCATGATGATGCAGGTGATGATGCTGGCCACGCCGGTCTACGTGGCGGCGCCGGGCGAGATGGCGCCCGACCAGCAGCGACTGCTGCAATGGGGCCAGTGGGTTCTGAGCCTGCCGGTGCTGATGTTCTCGGCCTCGCCGTTCTTCAAGTCCGCCTGGCTGCAATTGCGCAGTCGGCAACTGGGCATGGACGTGCCCGTGGTGCTGGGTCTGGTCGTCGCCTTTGTCGCCAGCAGCGCCGCCAGCTTCGATCCCGGCGGCCTGTTCGGCCACGAGGTCTATTTCGATTCCCTGACCATGTTCGTCAGCTTCCTGCTGGCGGGCCGCTACCTGGAGCTGCGCTGGCGGCACAAGGCGGCCGAGCAGCTGGAGCAGTCGGTGCAGGCCCTGCCGGAGTTGGCCGAGCGCATCGACGAGCAAGGCCGCAGCGAGCAGGTCCACCCCAGCCGCCTGCGCGTCGGTGACCTTCTGCGAGTGGCTGCCGGCCAGGCCTTTGCGGCCGATGGTCGCGTGCAGAGCGGCCACAGTGCGGTCAACGAAGCCCTGCTGAGTGGCGAGTCGTTGCCGGTGGCCAAGGCGATGGGCGACGAGGTGGTGGCAGGCAGTCTCAACCTCGATGCGCCGCTGCTGGTGCGGGTGGAGCGGGTAGGTGGCGACACCCGCTACGAGGCCATAGTCCGACTGATGCGTGAAGCCCTGGTCCAGCGACCCGGCAGCCTCGCGTTCGCCGAGCGCATGGCCAGGCCCTTCCTGTGGACCGTGCTGCTGCTTGCGGCAGGTGCGGCGGCCTGGTGGTCTTGGTGGGATCCATCGCGAGCGGTCTGGGTGGCGGTCTCGGTCCTGATCGTGACCTGTCCCTGTGCGCTGTCGCTGGCGGCACCGGCGGCCCGCGTGGCGGCGACCGCGGCCCTGGCACGGCGAGGGCTGCTGCTGCGACGCGCGGAGCTGCTGGAGACGCTGGCCGAGGTCGATCTTCTGGTGCTCGACAAGACCGGCACCCTGACCGAGGGCCAGCTGGTTCTGGGTCGGCACTGGCTGGCTCCCGGTGCCAATCCCGGCCTGCCGGCGATGGCGGCGGCGCTGGCGGCCCAGTCGCGCCATCCGCTTTCGCAGGCGCTGCGCCGGGCTTGCCCCGAGACGACGTTCGATTGGCGCGACGTCCGCGAGCAAGCCGGCCAGGGCCTGGAAGCCATGGACGCGGATGGTCGCAGCTGGCGCCTCGGCTCACAGGCCTGGGTAGGGCAGGGCGTGGACCCGTCGCAGGGCCTGGCCCAGCTGGCCTTCGGCTGCGAGGGTCGGGTCTTGCTCTGGTTCCTGTTCGACGAACGGATGCGAGCTGACGCCGCTGCCGCGCTGGCGGCCTGGCATGAGGCCGGGCTGGACAGCCTGCTGTTGTCCGGCGATTCGCCGGCGCGCGCCGACCGTGTGGCCGCAGCCGCCGGCGTGCAGCGTTGCATCGCAGGTGCCAGTCCCGAACGCAAGCTGGCCGTCGTGGCCGAGCTGCAGGCGGCCGGACGCAAGGTCCTGATGGTCGGCGACGGGATCAACGATGCGCCGGTGCTGGCGCGGGCCGATGCCAGCATCGTGATGGCCGAGGGCGCCATGCTGGCGCGAGCGCAGGCCGACGGCGTGCTGCTGGTCAATCGGCTGGCGGAATTGCCGCGCGCCCGCGCCTTGGCCCTGGCGATGCGCCGCATCGTCAAGCAGAACCTGGCCTGGGCCGCGCTCTACAACCTGGCCTGCGTGCCGCTGGCGTTGGCCGGCCTGCTGCCGCCCTGGGCCGCCGGCCTCGGCATGGCGCTCAGCTCGCTGCTGGTCGTGGCCAACGCGCTGCGGTTGAATCGCTAG
- a CDS encoding DUF192 domain-containing protein has translation MTQIKFKALAALLLSLAAGLGVAQDHAQQLPSIQLGAGMHLIQAEVAQTDEQRAIGLMHRPSMPANNGMLFIFDQPQPQCFWMKNTLLPLSIAFIADDGTVVNIEEMKPQTLDSHCSLKPVRYALEMNTGWFAKKGIKPGSKLRGKPWSQ, from the coding sequence ATGACTCAAATCAAGTTCAAGGCGCTTGCCGCCCTGCTGCTGAGCCTGGCCGCCGGCCTGGGCGTAGCCCAGGACCATGCCCAGCAGCTGCCGAGCATCCAGCTCGGCGCCGGCATGCACCTGATCCAGGCCGAGGTAGCCCAGACCGACGAGCAGCGCGCTATCGGCCTGATGCACCGGCCCAGCATGCCCGCCAACAACGGCATGCTGTTCATCTTCGACCAGCCGCAGCCGCAATGCTTCTGGATGAAGAACACCTTGCTGCCGCTGTCCATCGCCTTCATCGCCGACGACGGCACGGTGGTCAACATCGAGGAAATGAAGCCGCAGACACTGGACTCCCATTGCTCGCTCAAGCCGGTGCGCTATGCGCTGGAGATGAACACCGGCTGGTTCGCCAAGAAGGGCATCAAGCCCGGCAGCAAGCTGCGCGGCAAACCTTGGTCGCAATAA
- a CDS encoding Fe-Mn family superoxide dismutase: MEHTLPALPYAKDALAPHYSAETLEFHHGKHHNAYVVNLNNLQKGTEFESKTLEEIVKTSSGGIYNNAAQIWNHTFFWNCMKPAGGGAPTGALADAINAKWGSYDAFKEAFVKSAVGNFGSGWTWLVKKADGSVDIVNTGAAGTPLTTADKALLTVDVWEHAYYIDYRNQRQKFVETFLSNLVNWEFAQANYA; the protein is encoded by the coding sequence ATGGAACACACCCTGCCCGCACTGCCTTATGCCAAGGACGCCCTGGCCCCTCACTACAGCGCCGAGACGCTGGAGTTCCACCACGGCAAGCATCACAACGCCTATGTGGTGAACCTGAACAACCTGCAGAAGGGCACCGAGTTCGAAAGCAAGACGCTGGAAGAGATCGTCAAGACCTCCAGCGGCGGCATCTACAACAACGCCGCCCAGATCTGGAACCACACTTTCTTCTGGAACTGCATGAAGCCGGCCGGCGGCGGCGCTCCGACGGGCGCGCTGGCTGACGCGATCAATGCCAAGTGGGGCAGCTACGATGCCTTCAAGGAAGCCTTTGTGAAGAGCGCCGTCGGCAACTTCGGTTCGGGCTGGACCTGGCTGGTCAAGAAGGCCGATGGCTCGGTCGACATCGTCAACACCGGCGCCGCCGGCACGCCGCTGACCACCGCTGACAAGGCCCTGCTGACCGTCGACGTCTGGGAACACGCCTACTACATCGACTACCGCAACCAGCGCCAGAAGTTCGTCGAGACCTTCCTCTCGAACCTGGTGAACTGGGAGTTCGCTCAGGCCAACTACGCCTGA
- the xseA gene encoding exodeoxyribonuclease VII large subunit, protein MIEPFKGAPTRVVWSVAGLLAAVSDSLQARFSVVTLQGEISGFTRAASGHCYFSLKDAEGNALIRCALFRRAASMLGFAPRDGQLVELRGRLALYEPRGELQFVAESMRQAGAGALFEQFLRLKAQLEAEGLFDAGRKRDLPSFPKRLGVITSTAGAALHDVLTALARRAPHVEVVIYPSPVQGAEAPAALIKALRTANERAEVDALILCRGGGSMEDLWAFNDERLVRAVAHSVLPMVCGVGHETDVTLCDLAADLRAPTPTAAAELAAPERDTCLAELAGLARSLQRRMQQRVDAAAQRLDRAGLRLARPGQALAQQRRRLDLLAQRWGQVLPNQQQIRSQRLDMLEARRQRALPSQFQAGALRLDALAARLSALDPARVLARGYAWLDDGSGGALTSVEQLQPAQQVRAVLADGEAELQVLSTRLKPAVGS, encoded by the coding sequence ATGATTGAGCCCTTCAAAGGCGCGCCAACACGCGTTGTCTGGAGCGTGGCCGGTCTGCTGGCGGCGGTGTCCGACAGCCTCCAGGCCCGCTTCTCCGTGGTCACGCTGCAGGGCGAGATCTCCGGTTTCACCCGTGCGGCCAGCGGCCACTGCTACTTCAGCCTCAAGGACGCCGAGGGCAATGCGCTGATCCGCTGCGCCCTGTTCCGCCGGGCCGCCAGCATGCTGGGCTTTGCGCCCCGGGACGGCCAACTGGTCGAGCTGCGGGGCCGCCTTGCGCTGTATGAGCCTCGCGGCGAGCTTCAGTTCGTGGCCGAGTCCATGCGGCAGGCCGGAGCGGGCGCCCTGTTCGAGCAGTTCCTGCGGCTCAAGGCCCAGCTGGAAGCCGAAGGCCTGTTCGATGCGGGTCGCAAGCGCGACCTGCCGAGCTTTCCCAAGCGCTTGGGCGTGATCACCTCGACCGCCGGGGCTGCCCTGCATGACGTGCTGACGGCCCTGGCGCGGCGGGCGCCGCATGTCGAGGTCGTGATCTATCCCAGCCCCGTGCAGGGCGCAGAGGCGCCGGCCGCACTGATCAAAGCTTTGCGCACGGCCAATGAACGCGCCGAGGTCGATGCGCTGATCCTGTGCCGCGGCGGCGGTTCGATGGAAGACCTCTGGGCCTTCAACGACGAACGCCTGGTGCGCGCCGTGGCCCACTCCGTCCTGCCGATGGTCTGTGGTGTCGGCCACGAGACCGACGTCACGCTCTGCGATCTGGCGGCCGACCTTCGTGCACCCACGCCGACCGCCGCTGCCGAGCTGGCGGCGCCCGAGCGCGACACCTGCCTGGCCGAGCTGGCCGGCCTGGCGCGCTCGCTGCAGCGCCGCATGCAGCAGCGCGTTGATGCCGCAGCCCAGCGCCTGGACCGTGCCGGTCTGCGCCTCGCCCGCCCCGGCCAGGCCCTCGCCCAGCAGCGCCGCCGGCTTGACCTGCTGGCCCAGCGCTGGGGCCAGGTCTTGCCGAACCAGCAGCAGATCCGCTCGCAGCGCCTGGACATGCTGGAGGCACGCCGCCAGCGCGCATTGCCTTCACAGTTCCAGGCCGGCGCGCTGCGCTTGGATGCGCTGGCCGCACGGCTTTCGGCGCTCGATCCGGCCCGCGTGCTGGCCCGCGGCTACGCCTGGCTGGACGACGGCTCGGGCGGCGCATTGACCTCGGTCGAGCAACTGCAGCCGGCCCAGCAGGTCAGGGCGGTGCTGGCCGATGGCGAGGCCGAGCTGCAGGTGCTGTCCACACGGCTCAAGCCTGCTGTAGGGTCTTGA
- a CDS encoding MotA/TolQ/ExbB proton channel family protein, producing MFSIIQAAGWPIWPLLLCSVVALALVIERMSSLRRKRVAPPRLLDEVMSVTSHSLPSADVVEKLADNSLLGEVLASGLRAVIVEPRITEPKLRQVFELAGRSAIHQLERYLNTLGTIATAAPLLGLLGTVVGMIEIFGSQSPTGGNPAQLAHGISIALYNTAFGLIIAIPSLMFYRYFRGQVEELILELEQSSDRMLGHLMRFSIQQPPAAANGNSSKV from the coding sequence TTGTTTTCGATCATACAAGCCGCCGGCTGGCCGATCTGGCCGCTTCTGCTCTGCTCGGTCGTCGCGCTGGCCCTGGTCATCGAAAGGATGTCCAGCCTGCGCCGCAAGCGCGTCGCACCGCCGCGGCTGCTCGACGAGGTGATGAGCGTCACCTCCCACAGCCTGCCCAGCGCCGACGTGGTCGAGAAGCTGGCCGACAACTCCCTGCTCGGCGAAGTGCTGGCCAGCGGACTGCGGGCCGTGATCGTTGAGCCGCGCATCACCGAACCCAAGCTGCGCCAGGTCTTCGAGCTGGCCGGCCGCAGCGCCATCCACCAGCTGGAGCGTTACCTGAACACGCTGGGCACCATCGCCACGGCCGCCCCACTGCTGGGCCTGCTGGGCACGGTGGTCGGCATGATCGAGATCTTCGGCAGTCAGAGCCCCACCGGCGGCAACCCGGCCCAGCTGGCCCATGGCATCTCGATCGCGCTCTACAACACCGCCTTCGGCCTGATCATCGCCATCCCCTCGCTGATGTTCTATCGCTACTTCCGCGGCCAAGTCGAGGAGCTGATCCTGGAGCTGGAGCAGTCCAGTGACCGCATGCTGGGCCACCTGATGCGCTTCTCGATCCAGCAGCCGCCGGCAGCGGCCAACGGCAACAGCAGCAAGGTCTGA
- a CDS encoding biopolymer transporter ExbD, whose amino-acid sequence MKFRHRRAEEPEINLIPFIDVLLVILIFLMLSTTYSKFTELQVNLPTANAEKLKDRPTEIIVAVAADGRYAINKQLVDGRTPDLLAAALRAAANGNSEAVVIVSADAAAAHQSVINVMDGARRAGLNRLSFATQGNNQ is encoded by the coding sequence ATGAAGTTCAGACATAGGCGCGCCGAGGAGCCGGAGATCAACCTGATCCCCTTCATCGACGTGCTGCTGGTGATCCTGATCTTCCTGATGCTGTCGACCACCTACAGCAAGTTCACCGAGCTGCAGGTCAATCTGCCGACGGCCAATGCCGAGAAGCTCAAGGACAGGCCGACCGAGATCATCGTGGCCGTGGCGGCTGACGGCCGCTATGCGATCAACAAGCAGTTGGTCGACGGCCGAACACCCGACCTGCTGGCCGCCGCACTGCGCGCTGCGGCCAATGGCAACAGCGAGGCGGTGGTGATCGTCTCGGCCGATGCTGCCGCCGCCCACCAGTCGGTGATCAACGTGATGGATGGCGCCCGCCGCGCCGGCCTCAACCGGCTGAGCTTCGCCACCCAGGGCAACAACCAGTGA
- the lpxK gene encoding tetraacyldisaccharide 4'-kinase produces the protein MSLEARLQRAWQKGGLLSLLLLPVAWVYSALLALRKLLYRLGLKKVEALPVPVVVVGNWIVGGAGKTPTTLALLQLLQRQGLRAGVISRGYGRSDDSQVCIVQCNSLASEVGDEPLLIHLRSGVPVAVGRDRVAAARALLQAHPEIQLLVSDDGLQHWRLPRALSILVFDERGTGNGRLLPAGPLRQPASRKLPPDSLVLYNAPAPTTALPGHLAARALAGAVSLQDWWQGRPAEHAALQALRGTPVLALAGTARPQRFFDMLQTQGLSLTGTLSLPDHADFSPLPWPADTADLVLTEKDAVKLRPEAVGSTRVWVVALDFRPDPAFEQALLERLKPLIASHG, from the coding sequence GTGAGCCTGGAAGCGCGGCTGCAACGCGCCTGGCAAAAGGGCGGGCTGCTGTCGCTGCTGTTGCTGCCGGTGGCCTGGGTCTACAGCGCCTTGCTTGCCCTCCGCAAGCTGCTCTATCGCCTGGGCCTGAAGAAGGTCGAGGCACTGCCGGTGCCCGTCGTCGTCGTCGGCAACTGGATAGTCGGCGGAGCAGGCAAGACACCGACCACACTGGCGCTCTTGCAACTGCTGCAGCGGCAAGGCCTGCGTGCCGGCGTGATCTCGCGCGGCTATGGCCGCAGCGACGACTCACAGGTGTGCATCGTTCAATGCAACAGCCTGGCCAGCGAAGTCGGCGACGAACCGCTGCTGATCCATTTGCGCAGCGGCGTGCCGGTGGCCGTGGGCCGAGACCGGGTGGCCGCGGCGCGAGCGCTATTGCAAGCCCATCCCGAGATCCAGCTGCTGGTCAGCGACGACGGCCTGCAGCATTGGCGTTTGCCACGCGCGCTTTCCATCCTTGTCTTCGATGAGCGCGGCACAGGCAATGGCCGCCTGCTGCCCGCCGGCCCGCTGCGCCAGCCGGCCAGCCGCAAACTACCGCCCGACAGCCTGGTGCTCTACAACGCCCCGGCGCCGACCACCGCCCTGCCCGGCCACCTCGCCGCGCGAGCACTGGCCGGCGCGGTTAGCCTGCAGGACTGGTGGCAGGGTCGACCCGCCGAACACGCGGCACTGCAGGCGCTGCGGGGTACGCCTGTGCTGGCCCTGGCGGGCACGGCTCGCCCTCAGCGTTTCTTCGACATGCTGCAGACCCAGGGCTTGAGCCTCACCGGCACCCTATCCCTGCCCGACCATGCCGACTTCAGCCCCCTGCCCTGGCCGGCAGACACCGCCGACCTGGTGCTGACCGAGAAGGACGCGGTCAAGCTGCGGCCCGAGGCCGTGGGCAGCACGCGGGTCTGGGTGGTGGCGCTAGACTTCCGACCCGATCCTGCGTTCGAGCAAGCCCTGCTGGAACGCCTCAAGCCCCTGATTGCCTCCCATGGATAA
- a CDS encoding Trm112 family protein: MDNRLLELLVCPLCKGPLTLHRKDEQRELVCHADRLAFPVRDDIPVMLENEARAVDAAELEGMNGGAPR, translated from the coding sequence ATGGATAACCGACTGCTGGAACTGCTGGTCTGCCCGCTCTGCAAGGGCCCGCTGACCCTGCACCGCAAGGACGAGCAGCGCGAGCTCGTCTGCCACGCCGATCGACTCGCCTTCCCGGTGCGCGACGATATTCCCGTGATGCTGGAGAACGAGGCCCGCGCGGTCGATGCCGCCGAACTCGAAGGCATGAACGGCGGCGCGCCGCGATGA
- the kdsB gene encoding 3-deoxy-manno-octulosonate cytidylyltransferase: MSFTVIVPARLASTRLPNKPLVDIGGLPMIVRVARRAGLSQAARVVVATDAPSVLEACAAHGVQAIATRADHPSGSDRLAEACEILGLDGQDLVVNVQGDEPLIAPAMIDACAAQLQSRPDCVMSTVAHALDEAAEFANPNVVKLVTDARGTALYFSRAPIPWWRDAPQAPGPLPGTALRHVGLYAYHAGFLRRFPTLQASPLERIESLEQLRVLWHGEKIAVHLSDERPGPGVDTPEDLERVRALIASGA, encoded by the coding sequence ATGAGCTTCACCGTCATCGTCCCGGCTCGACTGGCTTCCACCCGGCTGCCGAACAAGCCCCTGGTCGACATAGGCGGCCTGCCGATGATCGTGCGCGTGGCGCGGCGCGCTGGACTGTCGCAAGCCGCGCGAGTGGTCGTGGCCACCGATGCTCCATCCGTGCTGGAAGCCTGTGCGGCCCATGGCGTGCAGGCCATCGCCACGCGAGCCGACCATCCGTCGGGCAGTGATCGCCTCGCCGAAGCCTGCGAGATCCTCGGTCTCGACGGTCAGGATCTGGTGGTCAATGTGCAGGGCGACGAGCCGCTGATCGCGCCCGCCATGATCGACGCCTGCGCAGCGCAGCTGCAGAGCCGTCCCGACTGCGTGATGAGCACGGTCGCCCATGCGCTGGACGAGGCGGCCGAGTTCGCCAATCCGAATGTGGTCAAGCTGGTGACGGACGCCCGTGGCACGGCCCTGTACTTTTCGCGCGCCCCGATTCCCTGGTGGCGCGATGCTCCGCAGGCGCCAGGACCGTTGCCGGGCACGGCGCTGCGTCATGTCGGCCTGTACGCCTATCACGCGGGCTTTCTGCGCCGCTTCCCGACGCTGCAGGCCAGTCCGCTGGAACGCATCGAATCGCTGGAGCAGCTGCGGGTGCTCTGGCACGGCGAGAAGATCGCCGTCCACCTCAGCGACGAGCGTCCCGGACCGGGCGTCGACACGCCCGAAGACCTGGAACGAGTACGGGCGCTGATCGCCTCCGGCGCCTGA
- the adk gene encoding adenylate kinase — protein sequence MRLILLGAPGAGKGTQAAFICQKFGIPQISTGDMLRAAVKAGTPLGLQADAVMKSGGLVSDDLIISLVKERIAQADCANGFLFDGFPRTIPQADAMKAAGVKLDFVLEIDVPFEAIIERMSGRRSHPGSGRTYHVKFNPPKVEGKDDQTGEDLVQRDDDKEETVRKRLDVYSAQTRPLVDYYSGWAASGDAQAPKYRRIEGIGTVDEITGRALAALS from the coding sequence GTGCGACTGATTCTTCTGGGCGCCCCCGGCGCCGGCAAAGGCACCCAGGCTGCCTTCATCTGCCAAAAGTTCGGAATTCCGCAGATTTCCACCGGCGACATGCTGCGCGCCGCGGTCAAGGCCGGCACACCGCTGGGCCTTCAGGCCGATGCCGTGATGAAGTCCGGCGGTCTGGTCAGCGACGATCTAATCATCAGCCTGGTCAAGGAACGTATCGCCCAGGCCGACTGCGCCAACGGCTTCCTGTTCGACGGCTTCCCCCGAACCATTCCGCAGGCCGATGCCATGAAGGCCGCTGGCGTGAAGCTGGACTTCGTGCTCGAGATCGACGTGCCCTTCGAGGCCATCATCGAGCGCATGAGCGGCCGCCGCTCGCACCCGGGCTCGGGCCGCACCTACCACGTCAAGTTCAATCCGCCCAAGGTCGAAGGCAAGGATGACCAGACCGGCGAAGACCTGGTCCAGCGCGACGACGACAAGGAAGAGACCGTTCGCAAGCGCCTGGATGTCTACTCGGCCCAGACCCGCCCGCTGGTCGACTACTACTCCGGCTGGGCCGCTTCGGGCGATGCCCAGGCCCCCAAGTACCGCCGCATCGAAGGCATTGGCACGGTGGACGAGATCACCGGCCGCGCGCTGGCTGCGCTGAGCTGA
- a CDS encoding 3-hydroxyacyl-CoA dehydrogenase: protein MDIAGKVFIVTGGASGLGEGTARMLAREGAKVVIADLQAERGEVVAQEIGGAFVRCDVSQEADGQAAVAKAVSMGKLMGLVNCAGIAPAVKTVGKDGAHPLATFNKVITVNLIGSFNMIRLAAEAMAKNEPESTGERGVLISTASVAAYDGQIGQAAYAASKGGVVGMTLPIARDLARNGIRNMTIAPGIFGTPMLFGMPKEVQDALAANVPFPSRLGTPEDYAKLVHQIVTNDMLNGEVIRLDGAIRLAPK, encoded by the coding sequence ATGGACATCGCAGGCAAAGTATTCATCGTCACCGGCGGGGCCTCGGGCCTCGGCGAGGGCACGGCGCGCATGCTGGCGCGCGAAGGCGCAAAGGTTGTGATCGCCGACCTGCAGGCCGAGCGCGGCGAGGTCGTGGCCCAGGAAATCGGCGGCGCCTTCGTGCGCTGCGACGTGAGCCAGGAGGCCGACGGCCAGGCCGCGGTGGCCAAGGCCGTGTCCATGGGCAAGCTGATGGGCCTGGTCAACTGCGCCGGCATTGCCCCGGCCGTCAAGACGGTCGGCAAGGACGGCGCCCATCCGCTGGCCACCTTCAACAAGGTGATCACGGTCAACCTGATCGGCAGCTTCAACATGATCCGCCTGGCCGCCGAGGCGATGGCCAAGAACGAACCGGAAAGCACCGGCGAGCGCGGCGTGCTGATCTCGACCGCCTCGGTCGCCGCCTATGACGGCCAGATCGGCCAGGCCGCCTATGCGGCCTCCAAGGGTGGCGTGGTCGGCATGACGCTGCCCATCGCCCGCGATCTGGCCCGCAACGGCATCCGCAACATGACCATCGCCCCCGGCATCTTCGGTACGCCGATGCTGTTCGGCATGCCCAAGGAAGTGCAGGACGCCCTGGCCGCCAACGTGCCCTTCCCCTCGCGACTGGGTACGCCGGAAGACTATGCCAAGCTGGTCCACCAGATCGTCACCAACGACATGCTCAACGGCGAAGTGATCCGCCTGGACGGCGCGATCCGCCTGGCGCCGAAATGA
- a CDS encoding biopolymer transporter ExbD has product MGMNVGSSSGSDEPEVMMDVNTTPLIDVMLVLLVMLIITIPIQLHSVNLDMPPPSNQQPPKEPTVVELFIDFDGVVSWNGVPVASMAELNARLGEQAQMSVADQAEIHIKPNKLVEYGVVAAVMASVQRHGLTKMGMVGNEQFAK; this is encoded by the coding sequence ATGGGAATGAATGTAGGTAGCTCTTCGGGCAGCGACGAGCCCGAAGTCATGATGGACGTCAACACGACGCCCCTGATTGACGTGATGCTGGTGCTGCTGGTGATGCTGATCATCACCATCCCGATCCAGCTGCACTCGGTCAACCTGGACATGCCGCCGCCGAGCAACCAGCAGCCTCCGAAGGAGCCGACGGTGGTCGAGTTGTTCATCGACTTCGACGGCGTCGTCAGCTGGAACGGCGTGCCGGTGGCCAGCATGGCTGAGCTCAATGCCCGCCTCGGCGAGCAGGCACAGATGTCGGTGGCTGATCAGGCCGAAATCCACATCAAGCCGAACAAGCTGGTGGAGTACGGTGTGGTGGCTGCCGTGATGGCCTCGGTGCAGCGCCATGGCCTGACCAAGATGGGCATGGTTGGCAACGAACAGTTCGCCAAGTGA
- a CDS encoding biopolymer transporter ExbD, translated as MGMNVGSSSGDDEVVSTINTTPLVDVMLVLLIIFLITIPVVTQSVNLSLPKETNIVRVTKPENIEIAVTKDGDVYWNTALVPDMEALVTRLKEKSVLNPQPEVHIRGDDRSRYESVGKVIYACQRAGIMKISFVTEPPARN; from the coding sequence ATGGGAATGAACGTCGGATCCTCTTCCGGCGATGATGAGGTGGTTTCGACCATCAACACCACGCCCCTCGTGGACGTGATGTTGGTGCTCCTGATCATCTTCCTCATCACCATCCCGGTGGTGACGCAATCGGTGAACCTGTCTCTGCCCAAAGAGACGAACATCGTCCGTGTCACCAAGCCGGAGAACATTGAAATCGCAGTGACCAAGGACGGCGACGTCTACTGGAACACTGCCCTGGTGCCCGACATGGAAGCACTGGTCACCCGCCTGAAGGAAAAGTCGGTGCTGAATCCTCAGCCCGAAGTCCACATCCGCGGTGACGACCGGTCGCGTTACGAGTCGGTTGGCAAGGTCATCTATGCCTGCCAGCGCGCAGGCATCATGAAGATCAGCTTCGTCACCGAGCCTCCGGCTCGCAACTGA